The Bombus vancouverensis nearcticus chromosome 7, iyBomVanc1_principal, whole genome shotgun sequence region aacgatacactttacacaggacccaagttacaggaagatttattttgtatattaattagattccgcgctcatcagtacgtactcactggcgacatcgagaaaatgtatcggcaattcctcgtacgaccagaggatcggaaatatcaaaggatattatggcgcagcgcgagtggagaaacagaaacatatgagcttaacaccgtaatactcttatcatagaaatagaagcagtcctcaattcccgcccgctaactcctatctccaccgatccaaatgatctcctagccctcactcccggacatttcctcattggcgattcattaatgtgcttgcgtgatcgagatttcagagacattccatcgaaccgactctccaaatggcagcatatccaacagcttaaacaacatttttggaaccgctggcataaggagtatttgaacgagctaaccaaccgcaataaatggagcaagggtggacacagcatccaaaagggcacaatcgtcatcctcagagaggacaacgttccctccatgcattggcctctgggccgagttatcaaggttcatccaggcgccgatggtgtcatccggacagctacagttcagacggcaaagagcattttggatcggggcgtcaaaaggcttgtcccactgccaattcaacccgatctcgagaaacccgaacaactagccaccgagacgaaataagatgggaacttcaaccacacctcgctagtttgatcggtaccctctcaacggggggagaatgttacgccatgcggcttaccataggtcatattcttaactatcgatagcgccactataatgtcgcagacggatcgtcgcgtctgcccggcaaacaaacattgtagtggcaagcgcgtggttcattaagcagggcgacttccagaaacgtcgactcgtggcccgtattttacctcgcagtaaaagaatgtggcgtgatccgaacgtagtgggggtcgccttccagaaaaaacgaaaaaaatcgaaaggcgttcagaacttttcgagaagtcgaaccgtcaacacatgtggtatgtcgcgcattacttatcaaccaaaacgcagttacattttttttgttccatttatatctttctagttaataagttgttgaaataaacattaatttatttgtgttaattctgtggaatttcattgaactacccttattatcataatcgaaataaggggatcgatcagttcgtggcgtcgattatttaatcgtaacgggaacttacaactctcgttgacgtgctatcccgcgatcgcgtctctccgcgaacggtcgaaacaaaatgattcactaaaaactgtcctgaattcctaagaatttatttaccgcaaaactgacaaagtgtttatttaaaaaatgaggttgaaggtagtccttttctttcatttcattcattttcattttctttcttaagtatggctaacacaatatctaatcaattaaaattttatattttcacgtgaaaagtttctttagataattattatcaacatgttgactaactcttacggattaatacgtgtctgtagggcaatccggtggacttgatcggctttttacttcgaaagttgagtaatcggtgtcgctttcttacgcatctttgaactgtataaatgttttaaaattgtttgatccagaatgtacgtaccacaccggacaatcaagaaggcacgttttatgtctttctttccgattaataataagccatttactgcaaagaatgaactttaaaggcattaaacagcacatcaatgtacatttcaattagactaaataataatgctatgattttatcggtagtaactttacttattaacttgaattatttctttcttttacttcatgttaggaagagtatctttttgcttgaaataaaaaattgatataggagtaataatatggatagagatcaaaaactgttagggcagaaattacacgtttgaactttatagttcagtatagttcaaatagaaattatatagaattatttaataatttgtattccactggaataaaaatttaatttctgtctttatcaaatctctatttcagagtatttgtacgtatgtacttatcgtctgctgtatgatcgaatatcgaatagctaataatcgttgttactcgttatgtgagaaaaaattatgtatattcacaactatgactattgcattttaggcgcttggccatggatcgctgcattaagttttcgtaatccccgaaacccagacaaaccactatggaagtacggaggttccctgataacggctaggcatgttttgaccgcagcacattgtgcacatatggatggaatagaaaacatacacaatcataatattgccattcttagattggtggaggaggtgccattttcgagtaagtcctcaaatatatatatatatatatatatatgctattgagtattactgaagtatcatatcctgaaatttcttactgtacacatatattgtgtcataaagcgtgtacaattctttctcatacttttggtcattcgtttcctgcattttcatttattcttttatttttcagggtacgtatatcccatttgtacgaaagagcccctacgaaagagcaacttcgtcggctataacccccttgttgctggatggggagcattaagatatagtaagtgatatcaattttataataaaattaaacagttccagtcttaaatatctttcttattttcttcgtaggacgaccacgacgtaatgcattaatggaagtacaaatgccagtgattaagaacgccgaatgcaaaatagcttattccaaatttcctaatgcacctgatatcactgatggtataatatgcgccgaacatgctcaaggtggagaggattcttgtacggtaattaagttacagagttactacaaactatacggtatctgaagacacgtcaatttgaattaacatcaaatcgacgtcttaaacattagaaataatagataaacacaatttaatagttttgcccacttctcacacctcattatggtatttagtctaatttccttctaatcttagttttgttcaaaatacatataacatgtacattataaattggagtatttctatacacaaatcaatagaagattattactgtatataagtataatttcaatacaattcgatcgatatatttcagtatctttgattaaaaatttaacgatcctttcaggctgaccgcggcggaccactgctgatacaacatgaattaacctcgtatttaataggtattgtgtcttacgcttataagtgcggcacagctggctatcccagcgtttacactagggtcacatcgtaccttgacttcattctccaagcgatggaataatatgatattactgttccataaatatcattgtgtaaaaaacgtaaagttggattttcttattgtggagataagaaacagctcaaatttacattgttttgtacgttacaaattataggcttaaaatgtacgaaatgtaactttgaaacgacactaattttttacgcacgataaacctccacgacttaggtatgtaaagatgataaacgtatattaattctattaatttggtaataataaaccaactttctgagaagttctgtaaatttcgtttctgttgtatcaagagaataatggaatattccacttagatcgtatacttcttgtatgtacatacaaaattttccggctaatctaaaacacttcataagatagagagcttctggaaattcggacacagagagtacataaaatacaagataagtctcgtgtctttcaaaattattttttattcgctaaaaacgtcctgtatattcatgcaatcacatgcaacctcgaaacttcacttattttttatcactttccaattcaatacactgtttctgcatttttgactatatgtaagagaaatttccattcagccaaaggtgtacttacagattatagattcctatacgactctcggtaaaaatttatccgcactccagatagttaaaacttctgtcgaccatattgatccatctgcactcttcgtatgacgtctatatctgttcagtgctgctgcgtaggtttcattgtgttacgtcaattcgtttgtgcaggatgctgtgattcgtttcttgtggtctgAGGTTATGTTtaatgcctatatttatcaaagatttaatgcacattatggagaaagtgttttgtcatgaagtgtgtttgaatgggcacaaaagttcaaagaatatcgcacaagtgttatgaaaaaacagctggacgcccgtccacatccacgatgacaacattgaacgtgctatctatggaatagacgagtgacactggataatgtggcaaatcatttgcaaatcagccacggctctgcttatgcaatagtgcacgacagatttgggttttaaaaagtttgtgcgagatggatgccgaaaaagctgatgaaaaggtgaagacgacgatgcattcgtggtttgcagctcagcccaaaacattttttaacgagaaaatatgaaggtccttcagcaaatggacaaagtgtatacagaaattgagtgattatgtcaaaaaatgatgtatgtcttttttgacaattgcttaaaataaattctacaccgacagagagggtaactttttactcaccctcgtaagacacttaaatttccaatctattatgatgaataaaagagtttatactattaaatctaattgtattttgttgcatgagagtacacgtgtatgtgatgtacattacctttatatccccttgaacgcttcaatattgcgcatatatactatattttgtgcagcttctataaaattttgtatgtttgtttaggctgttaatcgagaggctggagtacaaagaagtggcacaatgatgtgggctgatgacatttataattatcaaggaatcacccctacattcgctcaggtatatatcgttgactataatgtatttaacatatatgattgttagaatattaataattaatttttaattctatcagaattttaatgaaactgtcccttgggaaggaagaactgataccttgatatcagggtttgtacatcctatatatacgacaaattttagaacattatataacgaagaaccagatcgtcgtggccatgtgatgtgaataaaaggacttgaatttgatgatatttttataatgttagataacataactaagtatcttcacagtaagataggatgacatggtttacatgatcttaatgttgttcacttgagtgatgatattataaggaaaagtgtaatatcacaggtaggatgattcataatttagaactactaactcatgtatgtattaaaaattaaagaaatatattaaattttataggatatttatgtttagtaaccagtaattcagagattggtattcatggttactataacgaggctgtagaaacgcaccctttcttctttgcaaatggtcctgtatttatgtctaagccgaaactggaacctctgaataatttagatttattcttgttattttctaaaatacttatctacagtataccataaggaatgataccgtatcacacctaatcaagtgccttaagaaacatcaacaggatatcacagtaatcccttatcgactgatatgtaagtaaaagttatgtgtcattgttatacacagttatgtgttagtgttatacacagttatttatcattttctattaattcagttgtagccactacaatatctatgacaccggtagtaattataagatcaataatgatgttctataagaggaaatgatgattaggaacaaaaacttacaggtaagtcaaagtatatgttatttgccatttgaaaagaaagttactaacttagaattttttgataaataacaattgtgcaaaatatattggatttcaaatttgtcaaaaattgaaatttaagaagcattgtaataatataacattaatattttgatttttcaggagatatcatgcggtggatggataatatgtaaaaaatattaagcagtatatgaattttcatattgcgtagagataacaaaatgaattttaaaaaatgtcgacataaGAAATAAGatatagcatcatgacaaagaatatataaagacagtttcattttttataaataaaaatttgttgttccagattttgaaatatagtgaaacgttcaattagtatcttaatatctttaaataattattattttagaatcaattgtaattgtatcatacgtacttttgaattcgtgcaagaacatatgtaattttgaagtagttattattaggaaattgttagacgcgaacagtatgcgaaaagttagtatgcagtgtaataattatcaatcaaaacacaagaattaaattcttgaggaaaaaatttccggaatttcttatttagatgattataaagaaatccataataaaaaggagctgctttctaatacttctcttccttgtaatgcctacgttaataataacgaggttcgactttttgtttttagagggatactggaaaatttgaaagtacagtaccattgggaagaaaatcacgatattgaaaacgatatttgcaagtaaatttccaaaaaatctgttttcaaattttcgctttctatttcacattaaaagaaagggctgccttctttctctgcaagacaaaacaaacattctgaatctcgtatcaatgaatgatgtcaataagttatttttcttttcagattgaacaatattccagatttattcataatttcatactacgcgaagaatagactttcatgggtatataaaggaaatattaagtataggaaaactctttttcgttgtaggtgacatatgcttcacggttgaacacaagtatttttgaacacatataagtgaaaaagtactcttatggagaaaaagaattgataccttcgattgacattagataatgtatataaacttatgaacaatcactatcggtttgtattttaggtgcacacgcagatttgttggagttcttataaaatgtacatcctgtacgaacgttttattcttccaaattttacgatactatgtctcatataataactatatggattaaacgtaatataaatgatccgaaaatagactcgaacgacattaattgtctttctatttatatcaatatcgaaaatacaagtaaagctggaacaatagtatgcaagaatggactatttattattttaaaccaaatcatagcatattcagaatgcacagtattatcatgaaatgtaaatgaatcagttgtaaacgaacgattttactgtaaaatcgttgcctcctttttttcatctgaaatatagcagcaatgagtacattcttttaatatataataaaacgagatatctttataaagttacatatgtcatcactggtaactgttatctcgtatgacaccaaatataccgttagtatggaatgatatttttatgaagatatactttaatgatagattttatgaatgaaacgttatataagaaaaattatctcttgttattctatgaagtgtagtagctaatgaagattaattttacgaagtattagagcaaaagagaattaaaaaattaaaaagatctaaataagattgttcgtgtggcttaattatctcaattctggtacaccacttgttacattctaactaattagcgctaaacaataacttgcaaatattaaagatattaacaccttaatattaacacctaaaggttttcaggaaattttataatatttgattattgtatatctagtcattgattgataaaatttcttgtataagcatagatcgaggttgacgtcatacgcagattgcatatcattgacaggtatcgttttaatttattttatggctagaatcatttgaatattatacgaataattatttccattcgaacgattaataaatcacgtacctataaaagatatattatgaaaaagacgtgacgaaacaaaaaaatattggaaattccgttgtcattagatcaattatttttgcaatgatttttatttccatgtaattacatatgaaatgggtaattcattaacatctcctcgaatcgaatataattcgttacacttcacaacgattcaaataatggacgggaaatatataataactttcctgtccttgcgttaaaatagtattgtacaaatcagatgatacaggaaatacccaaaaaacccaattacatccacattgcatgacagcacacttgcaatggatttttgtgatttcaatgtcacagacaatgacacaactaatcagaacacgttcgaggctatagacattgaaattaccgcgtgtttaatacgtttaaagcataaatctaaatttcacgcgattatttctttgtacattgtgaaactcttaaattatcttaatcgaataaataatcctaatgtaataaaacatcttgaaatagacctagatatctgaaacagaaactcgaaggataagaaatcctaaaaggtactaatcctaaaataacaaactcctaaataataaacaagtgataaaacctgttataaataataaagcttacctggaataatcaaatcctaactaatcgaaaataaaataaggcaagcaattcttaatgtttcaagtaatttttccgaaaacacagaaagatagagaaattaaaaagacgcagcacaaattgcagcacaatgaaagtttcagagcgatgaatacgatcgtattaaactaaataattttcaaaagtgaaattacactgaaacgtatatcgatgatatttgtcatttctacgatctgtttcgcttgatcgtgcttcttttctgatgtaaattcaatttataatacgaactaagtttcctttattattattagtcctgcgtctttttaattcgtcacttcttttatttcagaacaatgacgggctccaagatgctgttcggatgtttggcgttaattgcttttctgcatccattagttcacgtttgtacttcgagtagtacagctcaaggtttgtacttcgagttgtctttttccatgcacttcaaattccaatacgatctggtcacgtggccttcgtacaatttcgaaattttacctgtttggtaatcgtcaatgaaaaaagaagttatgcgtgacctcaacacattgaaacaatttttatgattttttatttgccggttggtcagcaagttaatggaaacatttcacttaactattcgcgttaatttcttcggtttaacttttgggaattgcttcgttagcttcgggaatattccaacgattcgttttacgtacaaaataagcatgataaatattacatcacggtaatgtaatatcggaatatattaaaggtgtaattttgtccgattaattataatttattaataatggattgaaaatacagatattagttagacagagaaacgatgtttgattaacaggaaaactaaatgcaacgctcgtattttttatatttggtaactctctctctctctctctctctctctctctctctctctctcactagcaactctaacactcgacaattctaacgactctatgcttcgacgtctcgatcaactctgaccctcgccaatgcattcctgctcggtcgtgctcgctcttgctctcgtcctctcacacacacacacacacacacacgcacacgcacacgcacacgcacacacactttctggctcacatgctctggcctctcgattgccactccttgaaatatgaaaccgtacttctgttttgacgctgtttatcttttctcgcgtcactgttactaggcgctcttggatgtaaacaaactacaaaaagacgacgtacacggtgttttctaatttcagccgatcttcaatcaaagctattctacgatattacagaattatatttccccctttttaattaattatatatatatatatatatatgtcgggtttacattagaattagggttaggggcgtgaaacgaatcttcgtttgggttacacgttgtcgttatgcaatagagaagacattgacaagtgcaaatacgattattatagaaccggacaagtaaccgtggtagttaggtactcgagaaactaatgacaatgatcctaggttcaataacgattccgctgtgacatcaatcacatctcaacctacatcagtgataatacatcgacggccgactctcgaacacttttggacacatcaccaccttatcatcatagcatacaccaagactgtgacgcaccttagtccacatcagagataggatatggacccccgacctttggacacttttggatacatcaccaccttatcatcataacatacaccaagactgtgatgcacctcagtccacatcagagataggacaTGGACTcctgaccttcggacactttctacatcataacctacacctagcccctcaacatcctaaaaccaaaacgtatataaaccgagacttcacccagctcgggcagttcttgttcttcttctagttgctgtactcatataACCCCTTTTCTCCAGGTCggtattattttgtaagtgtgaacatttataataaagttttataaaggaaaataagtagttgggttacgactcagccttcttactaccacacaAGTACCGACTTTACGTGAcaccgcggtcgacgggatgatagatgaacgtgctcacaaaatctaagttggacgcgtaatattcactggtcgtaaagggttactcttttcatcgatgaaatcgcgagcgagaatgcctttcccgtcctgatgatgccacagaggaaaactataatggggtgtgtctaaggacacgagatcatcggattcgtcgagaaaagccttcgttcagaaagtaagggaaattggcgttgctgctaattggtcaatctccatatcggtggttagaaaaagatgctagccgccctcgagggaaagttgctagtgggagacgccgctcgttgaaaaataggtctcccctattttcccgtaggtgggacaaagactgtttgtctgtttgaaggactttagttgactaaatcttaagatttataacgggccttcaggctagccgaacatgtactgcggagacgcatcgacatctggcaataatCTTACTCggagaataggctctgcgtgtgatgagctacaggacagagaccgttggaatgtttaccgtcgcgtgccgtcacaaatatttcttttaaggagggctatagaattactccatacctttgttagacaaagcgttcatcccttggccgCGACTACGTTAGGCGacggactgtcgcctcgagccaaagctcactatcactaatctcgaacaattacaatcggattgaacaactacaattgtttaattacagctatagtagactctaggttataatgttgcgggattatccaaaattccaaaagctccggtgttctttcatctccgacaaatataagtACTGTCGAGAGACGCTCGTACAAACGTATTCGTAAAAACAGTGTATGATTGCTCGCATATGACTCGATAACTCGTATAACTCCGTTAATTACCGTTAATAACTCGTGAAACTCGAATTATAACTGACTCGCTCGCGACTGCTTCCTCTTattgataaatgattttttGTCTATTACACGCCTGTCAGATTTCTTTACGAGCAGAACTGTAGCAAGTGCTATTGTAGCGGAATACAAAAAAATGATGCGTGCCTATGTGGGTGTCACGTTTATCTGCAGTTACGAAAATCTGAACTTTAGAAAGAGAACGTTGTTGTGGAAGTAATGATAAGTAAAGTGCGAGTGTttgtgtaaattcatatttttataaattgaaaaaattaaatctgagcagacgattgttttattataaatgttataaggaGTACTATATCTTGTATATTTCATACCTCGTTCGGTCTAATACTTCATATATGAAACCTATAGTGGTCATTGTTATCTATATtcattcaattaatatttattattaatatttatattgaaacaATTTATGTTTATGTCTATGTATGAAGCATAAAAGTTTCAGCAACTATATGGTACGTGGTATTAGCATTATGCTAggcattattttacattagtcTTTGATTCCCGCTCTCTCGCTTGCGCGAATGAGAAGGATTAGGTTCTTACTTCGTTGGAATTGAAACTTATAACTCAACTTAATATGCCTTCGCAATTACTTAACTTGTGACTTAGAGAGTACACATAGATACCCCGACCATTACACTAAACGATTGTATGTGCcagtttataaaatatgtacgttgtcatttactatataacatttaaacctgGCGACGTGGTAAATGTAAAGATTACAAATATTGATAAACTGAATGATTTCGTTAATGTACAACTtggtaaatttaatgttcaaatTCCACCAGATCATATATCTGACGAAGATCTAAGTCCCTTACAAAAGCTGAAAGTCGACAAAGAAGTAGAAGCAAGAGTCTTGTTCCTTTATATAGGCCGAAAAAAGTACATCTCACTTTGAAAAGGTCTTTAATAACGAGTGACTTGCCCATTTTAGGAAACATACAAGACGCGAAAATTGACTCGAAACACCACGCAACTATCGTTCAAATACATAAGCGTggaatattggtaaagtttttcGGGGATGTCAAAGGTTGGATTCCACATACTGCCCTCGAGCTGGAAACATCTAACGTAAATTGAAACTATTCAGCTGGACAAACAATTTTGGTAAAAATTCAAACAGTGAACACAGATTCGGGAAAAGTAGTTCTAAATGTGGCTAATCAAGACATAAAAGTTGAAGAAGCAACATTCGATATTGGTGAAGAAGTAGAGGGCACAATAATAGAATCATCCGCTCAGGGATTATATTTAAGAGTCAGTAGATATAAAGGACAAACTGTTAGTACAGGATTTTTACTAGATGGTCACATGTCACCTTGTATGGAGATTGCAGCTCTACTAGCATCAAAATATGTTCCTGGTCATACACTTTCAGCTCTTCTATTTGCTACAGtacctaatttaattttaactagGACTTTTGCAACTCAAGGAAGGTACAGGAATGttgaaaaactgaaaataggAGACTGTATACCTTGTACGATCAAGGATATGGGTATAAGACTGGTATAAGACTTATTTTTCCAGTTGCAGAATATACGCCATTTGGATATGTGTCCCATAGTAACGTTAGTAATTTTAATCTACTGCACACAAACCAAATTTTATtggcaaaaatattttctattaacaggAAAGAACAACAATTAAGACTAACATTACcgctaaagaaaatatacattgaatccattgatcctgtattttaataaattagtagaactttcaaggaattcatattacaaaaacagacCCATTGCATCTGTCAAATTAGGGCAGAGAGTTACTGGAGAGATTGAAAAAATTACGCCTGATTGGTTGGTTGTTCAATTGCAGAATAACTTGCTAGGTATAGTGTCTAAGAATCATTACTctgagaataaaaaaatagggGACAAAATTTCTGGGACGATTATATGGAAAAATTACGTACACGAGCTTGTCCAATCGACCACGTTATCGTTAATAATGCATAAGTGCCAAAATAAGTGCCAAACAAAATAAGCAAATACAATTTCCTGACGGTA contains the following coding sequences:
- the LOC143302953 gene encoding venom serine protease Bi-VSP-like gives rise to the protein MEVQMPVIKNAECKIAYSKFPNAPDITDGIICAEHAQGGEDSCTADRGGPLLIQHELTSYLIGIVSYAYKCGTAGYPSVYTRVTSYLDFILQAME